GTAGTCGAGCGTCCCGTGCACGCGCGGCGAGATCGGGCCGCGGCGCAGGAAGCGGAGCAGGTATTGCATGCGTGTCCTTTCCCGATGGTTGGTACGAACGAAGCGAACCGCACGCTCGGGAGGCATCAAGACGCGCCGGCGATCGCGTGATCGCCGGCGACGTGTCCGAGCCAGCCGGGCACGTCGAGGACCAGCGTCTTCGCGCGGGCCGTCTCGACGAGCACGTCGGTGACGGCGGCGAGTCGCCACGCGATCCGTACCGGCGCCACGATCAGTCCCCCGAATAGCGCTGCTCTTTCCAGGGATCGCCGTAGTTGTGGTAGCCGTAGGCCTCCCAGAAGCCGGGCTCGTCGTCGTCGCGCAGCTCGAGGCCGCGGACCCACTTCGCGCTCTTCCAGAAGTACAGATGCGGGACCAGCAGCCGCGCCGGGCCGCCGTGCTCGGGCTCGAGCGGCTCGCCCCCGTACTCGTAGGCGATCCACCCCCGGCCATCGGTCAGATCCTCGAGCGGCAGGTTGGTCGTATAGCCGCCGTCACACCACGCGGTGACGTAGCCGGCGTCGGTGTCAACGCCTTCGAGCAATGTGTCGATCGACACCCCGGTCCAGGTGGTGTCGAGCTTGGACCACTTGGTGACGCAGTGGATGTCGGCGGTGACCGTTTCCCGCGGCAGCGCGACGAACTCCTCCCACGGCCACGACACCGGCTCCTCCACGGCGCCATTGATCGTAAAGCTCCACTCGTCCAGCGGCGTGCGCGGCGTCGGTCCGGCGGACAACACCGGAAAGTCGCGTGTGACGTACTGACCCGGCGGCACGCGCGCGGGATCGACATCCACCCGGCGGCCGCGGAAACCTCGTGAGGACGGTGGCATGGGCTGAACATGGCGCCGCATCGGGCGACCGGCAAGCGGAGCTCGCGATCAACCGATAGGCGATCGCGCTTGGACTAGAACATCGGTGACGCGTCAGGTTGACCGTCGCGCGCCGCCAAGGGCCGCGAGCAGGTCATCGCAGGCGCGCTCGCACCGGCGGCACTCCTCGGCGGACAGACGGCAGTGCTCATGGTGATGCGCGTGACGCTCACACTCGGCGGCGCAGGCGCGACACGCGGTCAGGCATGCCTCAAGCGCCGTGAGCTGCACGTCCGCATCAGGGTCGGTCTGGCGGCTGAGGATGCGCCCGGCGTCAACGCACGCGTCGGCGCAGTCGAGGCAGAGCCGGATGCAGCGAGCCAGCGCTTCGATATCGGGCTCGGCGAGGCACGCGTCGGCGCAGATCGTGCACGTCGCGGCGCACGCGGCGCACTCGTCGATGCACGCCGCGAGCGTGGCGACGTCGGCGATGAGTGCACGCCGATGTGTTCCGAGGATCTCTTCGACGCTCATGTTCTCTCCTTTGGTTGGATGCGCTGCTTCCAGACGATCGCGCACGTGCCGCGGCAAAGGCAGCGGCGGCCGCCAAGGAATGGCTGAGCGCCTTCACCCACGACGCCACGAGTCCGACCCTGAAAGCTCGCGTTCGTGCCCACGGGGTTGTTCTACCTCTCCCCCCGCGCGAGCCGATCGCGGCTGCTTTCGCGCTGATAGGCCGTCGCACTTGAGCGCCGCGGGCGAAACGTCCGGAGCCTGGTCCGTATCGGCCCATCGCTTGTTCTTGTTGCGCCCGAGAGGACGGGGCCGATCCTCCCATGGACACGCCCCGTTGGGAGACTGCATGAAACCGACTGCGAAGCTACATGAGCTTGGACAGAGCCTGTGGCTGGACAACATCACTCGAGAGATGCTCGACTCTGGGCAGCTGGAGCGCTACATCGATGAGCTCTCGGTCAGCGGCCTGACCTCCAACCCGTCGATATTCGACAAGGCGATCAAGTCGGGCGCTTACGACAGTGAGATCCAGCAGAAGGCGGCCGAGACAGCCGACCGCGAGCGGCTGTTCTTCGGGCTGGCGATCGAGGACCTTCGGCGCGCGGCGGACCTGCTTGCGCCTATCCATGACAGGACAGCAGGGATTGATGGCTGGGTCTCGCTCGAGGTCTCGCCACTGCTGGCCTACGACACGCCCCGCAGCGTGCGTGCCGCGGTAGACCTGCACGCGCGCGCCGAACGGGAGAACCTGTTCATCAAGATCCCTGGCACCGACCAGGGGCTACCGGCGGTCGAGGACACGATCTTCGCGGGTGTGCCCGTGAACGTCACCCTGCTGTTCTCGAGCGAGCAATACCTCGCTGCCGCCGATGCCTACATGGGCGGGATCGAGCGCCGGATCCAGGCCGGGCTGGATCCGGGTGTCGCCTCGGTCGCGTCCGTCTTCATGTCACGCTGGGACGCCGCGGTTCTCGACCGAGCGCCCGAGGACCTGCGCGGCCAGCTCGCGCTGGCCATAGGGCTGAAGACCTATCAGGCCTATCGCCGGATGATGGACTCAGACCGCTGGCAGCGACTGGCAAACGCGGGCGCTCGCGTGCAGCGGCTCTTGTGGGCGAGCACCAGCACCAAGGACCCGAACCTCTCGGACACGCTCTACGTGGAGGGACTGAGCGCGCCCCACACGATCAACACGATGCCCGAATCGACGCTGCTCGCCGTGGATGATCACGGCCACATCGGAGAGCCGATGCGAGCCGACGGCGGCGATGCGCAGACCACGCTGGCGCAGTTCGAGTCCGTGGGCATCGACATCGAGGCTTTGGGCGCCACTCTTCAGTCCGATGGAGCCGAAAAGTTCGTCCAGTCCTGGCATGAGCTGATGAAGCGGATCGACGATCAGGTCGCGGCGCTGGGAACGTGACCGCTCCGCTGGGCGCCGGCGCAGCCCATGAGGGGCCGGGGGAGGGGCGCCGCGCGGACGGCGCCCCTCCCCGACCGCGCGATCACATCGACGGCGCGGTCTCGTGCAGGACGATGCCGAAGCGATCGGCGTCGGCGTCGGCGTCGTCGCGGGGCACCAGGAAGTACTCGGCGCCCGCCGGCTGCAGCCCGACCAGCAGCCGCGCCTCGTCGCTGCGCACCGTCAGTCCGTGCGGGAGATCCTTGGGAAGCGCGGCATAGGACCCGGCTTCCACGTCGATCTCCTGGTCGCCGACAGTCGCGGTGATCGAGCCGGCGAGCACGTAGACCGTCTCGTCCTCGCGGGTGTGGGTGTGGATCGGCGGCTCGTCGCCGGGGCGCACATGCCATTCGACGACAGCCCACTCGCCGCCGGTTTGCTCGCCGGCGATCTTGAGCTCGGCGCTCGTGCCGCTGCTCTTTGTGACCGTGCGTCCGGCGCCGGGGCCAGACAGGACGGGTTCGGTGAGGGACATGCGACCTTCCTTCTTCGTTCGGGGTCGATACATCGCTTGCGTTCGACACGCCCAACGATCCGATACGCGGGTGCCCGGGACAACATCGTTCTCCGACCGCTCGATAGGCCGAGGTGATCAGGACGGCGCACGCGAGTCCTCGTCATCTCGTACTCCTCAATTGTTCGTGGTGGGCATTTCGAGTCGCCAGGTGCCTTCCAGGTGGAGGATGTGGCGGTCCGGCAGCGTCGCGACGCTGAGCGCGATCGCATCGCAGGACGAGCAGCGGAGGACGAGACCCGCCCCTCGGTAAAGGCGATGGGCCCCGACTGGCCGCACGGCGCCGCATGCCTGGCATCCGTGCGGCGTGGCCGTCAACTCGCCGCCGAAGAGCTCATACAGAAGACCGCCAAGCGCGTTGCCGTCGACCCATTGCGCGACTTCGTTCATCTCATCCTCCTGTGGGGCCGAATCGCTCGG
The sequence above is drawn from the Thermoleophilaceae bacterium genome and encodes:
- a CDS encoding sulfite oxidase-like oxidoreductase, translating into MRRHVQPMPPSSRGFRGRRVDVDPARVPPGQYVTRDFPVLSAGPTPRTPLDEWSFTINGAVEEPVSWPWEEFVALPRETVTADIHCVTKWSKLDTTWTGVSIDTLLEGVDTDAGYVTAWCDGGYTTNLPLEDLTDGRGWIAYEYGGEPLEPEHGGPARLLVPHLYFWKSAKWVRGLELRDDDEPGFWEAYGYHNYGDPWKEQRYSGD
- a CDS encoding four-helix bundle copper-binding protein; this translates as MSVEEILGTHRRALIADVATLAACIDECAACAATCTICADACLAEPDIEALARCIRLCLDCADACVDAGRILSRQTDPDADVQLTALEACLTACRACAAECERHAHHHEHCRLSAEECRRCERACDDLLAALGGARRST
- the tal gene encoding transaldolase, with product MKPTAKLHELGQSLWLDNITREMLDSGQLERYIDELSVSGLTSNPSIFDKAIKSGAYDSEIQQKAAETADRERLFFGLAIEDLRRAADLLAPIHDRTAGIDGWVSLEVSPLLAYDTPRSVRAAVDLHARAERENLFIKIPGTDQGLPAVEDTIFAGVPVNVTLLFSSEQYLAAADAYMGGIERRIQAGLDPGVASVASVFMSRWDAAVLDRAPEDLRGQLALAIGLKTYQAYRRMMDSDRWQRLANAGARVQRLLWASTSTKDPNLSDTLYVEGLSAPHTINTMPESTLLAVDDHGHIGEPMRADGGDAQTTLAQFESVGIDIEALGATLQSDGAEKFVQSWHELMKRIDDQVAALGT
- a CDS encoding cupin domain-containing protein, translating into MSLTEPVLSGPGAGRTVTKSSGTSAELKIAGEQTGGEWAVVEWHVRPGDEPPIHTHTREDETVYVLAGSITATVGDQEIDVEAGSYAALPKDLPHGLTVRSDEARLLVGLQPAGAEYFLVPRDDADADADRFGIVLHETAPSM
- a CDS encoding DUF6510 family protein, with protein sequence MNEVAQWVDGNALGGLLYELFGGELTATPHGCQACGAVRPVGAHRLYRGAGLVLRCSSCDAIALSVATLPDRHILHLEGTWRLEMPTTNN